A stretch of Paracoccus sp. N5 DNA encodes these proteins:
- a CDS encoding 5-formyltetrahydrofolate cyclo-ligase produces MDTDLKSALRVQALAARAAGGDDAAMAERLIAVLAPHAGKVLAGYWPMRDEADPRPAMAAHDGPVCLPVVPGRARPLLFRAYDGRLEPGGFGTSHPPADSPELRPQVLIVPLAGFDRAGNRLGYGGGFYDRTLEMLRAEGPTVAIGLAYAVQEIRAIPCEPTDQPLDMIVTDRDLILPERKNPVA; encoded by the coding sequence ATGGATACTGATCTGAAATCCGCGCTTCGCGTGCAGGCTTTGGCGGCGCGCGCCGCGGGCGGCGACGATGCCGCCATGGCCGAGCGGCTGATCGCCGTGCTGGCGCCGCATGCCGGCAAGGTGCTGGCCGGCTATTGGCCGATGCGGGACGAGGCCGACCCGCGCCCGGCCATGGCGGCGCATGACGGCCCGGTCTGCCTGCCGGTGGTGCCTGGCCGAGCCCGGCCGCTGCTGTTTCGCGCCTATGACGGCCGGCTCGAGCCCGGCGGCTTCGGCACCAGCCATCCGCCGGCCGATTCGCCCGAACTGCGCCCCCAGGTGCTGATCGTGCCGCTGGCCGGCTTCGACCGCGCCGGCAACCGGCTGGGCTATGGCGGCGGCTTCTATGACCGCACGCTGGAGATGCTGCGCGCCGAGGGCCCGACCGTCGCCATCGGCCTGGCTTATGCGGTGCAGGAGATTCGGGCGATTCCCTGCGAGCCGACCGACCAGCCGCTGGACATGATCGTCACCGACCGGGATCTGATCCTGCCGGAGCGAAAAAATCCTGTGGCGTGA